The following proteins are co-located in the Enoplosus armatus isolate fEnoArm2 chromosome 10, fEnoArm2.hap1, whole genome shotgun sequence genome:
- the sybl1 gene encoding vesicle-associated membrane protein 7 isoform X1: MAILFAVVARGTTILAKHAWCGGNFLEVTEQILAKIPSENNKLTYSHGSYLFHYICHDRIIYLCITDDDFERSRAFSFLSEVKKRFQTTYGSRAQTALPYAMNSEFSSTLAAQMKHHSDPRGSDRVTETQMQVDDLKGIMVRDIDLVAQRGEKLELLIDKTENLVDSSVTFKTTSRNLARAMCMKNLKLTVVIVLVCLVVLYVIVSAACGGLNWPSCVK; encoded by the exons atggcaatccTGTTTGCTGTGGTGGCTCGTGGAACCACCATCCTAGCAAAGCATGCATGGTGTGGCGGCAACTTCCTGGAAGTGACTGAACAGATTTTAGCCAAAATCCCATCAGAGAATAACAAATTGACCTACAGCCACGGCAG ctatCTCTTTCATTACATCTGCCATGACAGAATCATATACCTGTGTATCACTGATGAT GACTTTGAGAGGTCACGTGCATTCAGCTTCCTCAGTGAAGTCAAGAAGCGTTTCCAGACTACGTACGGGTCGCGAGCACAAACAGCCCTGCCTTACGCCATGAACAGCGAGTTCTCCTCAACACTGGCAGCTCAGATG AAGCACCACTCAGACCCACGAGGATCAGATCGTGTCACAGAGACTCAGATGCAAGTGGACGACCTGAAGGGCATTATGGTCCGCGACATAG ACTTGGTAGCTCAGAGGGGCGAGAAGCTGGAGTTGCTGATCGACAAGACAGAAAATCTGGTTGATTCA TCGGTCACATTTAAGACCACAAGTCGTAACCTGGCACGAGCCATGTGTATGAAGAACCTCAAGCTGACTGTTGTCATTGTGCTGGTGTGCCTG GTGGTCCTTTACGTCATCGTTTCTGCTGCCTGTGGAGGCCTCAACTGGCCCTCTTGTGTCAAATAA
- the sybl1 gene encoding vesicle-associated membrane protein 7 isoform X2: protein MAILFAVVARGTTILAKHAWCGGNFLEDFERSRAFSFLSEVKKRFQTTYGSRAQTALPYAMNSEFSSTLAAQMKHHSDPRGSDRVTETQMQVDDLKGIMVRDIDLVAQRGEKLELLIDKTENLVDSSVTFKTTSRNLARAMCMKNLKLTVVIVLVCLVVLYVIVSAACGGLNWPSCVK, encoded by the exons atggcaatccTGTTTGCTGTGGTGGCTCGTGGAACCACCATCCTAGCAAAGCATGCATGGTGTGGCGGCAACTTCCTGGAA GACTTTGAGAGGTCACGTGCATTCAGCTTCCTCAGTGAAGTCAAGAAGCGTTTCCAGACTACGTACGGGTCGCGAGCACAAACAGCCCTGCCTTACGCCATGAACAGCGAGTTCTCCTCAACACTGGCAGCTCAGATG AAGCACCACTCAGACCCACGAGGATCAGATCGTGTCACAGAGACTCAGATGCAAGTGGACGACCTGAAGGGCATTATGGTCCGCGACATAG ACTTGGTAGCTCAGAGGGGCGAGAAGCTGGAGTTGCTGATCGACAAGACAGAAAATCTGGTTGATTCA TCGGTCACATTTAAGACCACAAGTCGTAACCTGGCACGAGCCATGTGTATGAAGAACCTCAAGCTGACTGTTGTCATTGTGCTGGTGTGCCTG GTGGTCCTTTACGTCATCGTTTCTGCTGCCTGTGGAGGCCTCAACTGGCCCTCTTGTGTCAAATAA